One stretch of Saccharopolyspora erythraea DNA includes these proteins:
- a CDS encoding TetR/AcrR family transcriptional regulator, with amino-acid sequence MSVVAERGIEKLTHRAVAAAAGVPLGSTTYYFANLDDLLAEALRQAAGDDVAQLREWARGLDPSADFAAALADLVLHYLGPERSRTVVEHELYVAALHRPALAHVSTEWDAALAEEFTAHTDPVTGKVLSALFCGLLLQGVVRESVPTRDEIETLFRRVLGPAEKS; translated from the coding sequence ATCAGCGTCGTGGCCGAGCGCGGCATCGAGAAGCTCACCCACCGCGCCGTGGCCGCCGCCGCGGGTGTCCCGCTGGGATCGACCACCTACTACTTCGCCAACCTCGACGACCTGCTTGCCGAGGCACTGCGCCAGGCGGCGGGCGACGACGTCGCGCAGCTGCGCGAGTGGGCCCGCGGCCTGGACCCCTCGGCCGACTTCGCCGCGGCGCTGGCCGACCTGGTGCTGCACTACCTCGGGCCGGAACGCTCGCGCACGGTGGTCGAGCACGAGCTCTACGTCGCCGCGCTGCACCGCCCCGCGCTCGCGCACGTGAGCACCGAGTGGGACGCCGCGCTGGCCGAGGAGTTCACCGCGCACACCGACCCGGTCACCGGCAAGGTGCTCTCGGCGCTGTTCTGCGGGCTGCTGTTGCAGGGCGTCGTCCGCGAATCGGTTCCGACACGAGACGAAATCGAGACGCTTTTCCGGCGCGTGCTCGGCCCGGCCGAAAAGAGCTGA
- a CDS encoding cellulose-binding protein codes for MGHNDDRELVPLKADFDTVWYGFRRSQVKFYLQQTEAEVRMLTEDRDSALSQVADLSAQLEQSRAEIESLRAQLDSVSRTPIDEEGLSDRMRRMVRLANDEAAEVVASAQAAAEHEWARAEQSAAELRTRYENLVNEADQWRRQAEEQRNESLRRTREDIQRMAREAEQHRRKLDTSAEERRTQIEKDFEISMAARREEQMRVQAEREHASRQEAQRRVREATAEAERRVRRADEYAETMLRMRQDLAERVRGAQRVLAAAEPFLSATEAGAPGEHSDTYVDTTVHNGQVPMADIERDEVAVPRQRDEEPVAEATEVAHADARA; via the coding sequence GTGGGGCACAACGATGACCGGGAACTCGTGCCGTTGAAAGCGGATTTCGACACCGTCTGGTACGGGTTCCGGCGTTCGCAGGTGAAGTTCTACCTCCAGCAGACCGAGGCCGAGGTCCGGATGCTGACCGAGGACCGCGACTCCGCGCTGAGCCAGGTCGCCGACCTGTCGGCGCAGCTGGAGCAGTCGCGGGCCGAGATCGAGTCCTTACGAGCGCAGCTCGACAGCGTCAGCCGGACGCCGATCGACGAGGAGGGTCTCTCGGACCGGATGCGCCGGATGGTGCGGCTGGCCAACGACGAGGCCGCCGAGGTCGTCGCGTCGGCGCAGGCCGCCGCCGAGCACGAATGGGCGCGGGCCGAGCAGTCGGCGGCCGAGCTGCGCACCCGCTACGAGAACCTCGTCAACGAGGCCGACCAGTGGCGGCGGCAGGCCGAGGAGCAGCGCAACGAGTCGCTGAGGCGCACTCGCGAGGACATCCAGCGGATGGCACGCGAGGCCGAGCAGCACCGCCGCAAGCTCGACACCTCCGCCGAGGAGCGGCGGACGCAGATCGAGAAGGACTTCGAGATCTCCATGGCCGCCCGGCGGGAAGAGCAGATGCGGGTGCAGGCCGAGCGCGAGCACGCCAGCAGGCAGGAGGCGCAGCGCCGCGTCCGGGAGGCGACCGCGGAGGCCGAGCGCCGCGTCCGGCGGGCCGACGAGTACGCCGAGACCATGCTGCGGATGCGCCAGGACCTGGCCGAGCGGGTTCGCGGGGCGCAGCGGGTGCTCGCCGCGGCCGAGCCGTTCCTGTCGGCCACCGAGGCCGGTGCCCCTGGTGAGCACTCCGACACCTACGTGGACACGACCGTCCACAACGGACAGGTGCCGATGGCTGACATCGAGCGGGACGAGGTCGCCGTGCCCAGGCAGCGCGACGAGGAGCCGGTCGCCGAGGCGACGGAGGTCGCGCACGCCGACGCCCGCGCGTAG
- a CDS encoding acyltransferase family protein, with amino-acid sequence MSEQTSTATSAPSGTRSRRKISWDLVRAGCVTLVMLYHATFLGVFLHPELESRKLVFPYQVGASLLLLISGYFACVTIGRGPVLRYWWGRIARLLPPFLAAVLLIYAVMRLVPVDGWFDPGWGDLLANLLMLWNWHPQDHPFIDGSHWTVPLQLMGFTAAALLYRSSWGRGPRLRVVLWAAVLLPVAQWPLRVSNPPEPYRMLVDGIGAHRWHLLVAGVVIWLWSTRRIGTPHFCALLASCMVAQALHNYSETPEGLVADWGSTVAVCAGMVVVAATAYGPDWNRVVPDWLGRRVQWFAGISYGVFLTHQTIGYIVSRKLQDAGAGPTAQTAAMVGTGVVAGWLLTRVVERPAHRFLMGTYDRLRPAPAKSA; translated from the coding sequence GTGTCCGAGCAGACCAGCACCGCGACCTCGGCCCCCTCGGGCACCCGGAGCAGGCGCAAGATCAGCTGGGACCTGGTCCGCGCGGGCTGCGTGACCCTGGTCATGCTCTACCACGCGACGTTCCTCGGCGTCTTCCTGCACCCGGAGCTGGAGAGCCGCAAGCTGGTCTTCCCCTACCAGGTCGGGGCGAGCCTGCTGCTGCTGATCTCGGGCTACTTCGCCTGCGTGACCATCGGGCGCGGGCCGGTGCTGCGCTACTGGTGGGGCCGCATCGCCCGGCTGCTGCCGCCCTTCCTGGCGGCGGTGTTGCTCATCTACGCGGTGATGCGGCTGGTCCCGGTCGACGGCTGGTTCGACCCGGGGTGGGGCGACCTGCTGGCCAACCTGCTCATGCTGTGGAACTGGCACCCGCAGGACCACCCCTTCATCGACGGCTCGCACTGGACGGTGCCGTTGCAGCTCATGGGCTTCACCGCCGCGGCACTGCTGTACCGGTCGAGCTGGGGACGCGGACCGCGGCTGCGGGTGGTGCTGTGGGCGGCGGTGCTCCTGCCGGTCGCGCAGTGGCCGCTGCGGGTGTCCAACCCGCCGGAGCCGTACCGCATGCTCGTCGACGGCATCGGCGCGCACCGCTGGCACCTGCTGGTGGCGGGGGTGGTGATCTGGCTGTGGTCGACCCGCCGCATCGGCACACCGCACTTCTGCGCGCTGCTGGCCTCGTGCATGGTCGCCCAGGCGCTGCACAACTATTCGGAGACGCCGGAGGGCCTGGTCGCCGACTGGGGTTCGACGGTCGCGGTCTGCGCCGGGATGGTGGTCGTGGCGGCGACCGCCTACGGCCCGGACTGGAACCGGGTGGTGCCGGACTGGCTGGGCAGGCGCGTCCAGTGGTTCGCCGGGATCTCCTACGGCGTCTTCCTCACCCACCAGACCATCGGCTACATCGTCTCGCGCAAGCTCCAGGACGCCGGTGCGGGACCGACCGCGCAGACCGCGGCGATGGTGGGCACGGGCGTGGTCGCGGGCTGGCTGCTGACGCGCGTCGTGGAACGCCCCGCGCACCGCTTCCTGATGGGCACCTACGACCGGCTTCGCCCGGCCCCCGCCAAGTCCGCCTGA
- a CDS encoding sensor histidine kinase, whose translation MEAVRGSLSRQLLVWQLLIIFVLLASIAVFSVTQSDAAFRATEGRRMLSVAEDLAATDGVRVSLPDPFRHDVLPILAESARSLSGADHVIIADGNGIVLTSPDPDQRGQRLPTGASTALSGRAWVGEIDTDGVDSLVAQVPVISADARIIGVVSAGRETPDVLQGLREAPQNPLTLLTFATVLGIAGSVLLARRVKRQTLGLEPQEITRLVEHREALLHGIREGVLGVDQQNRITLVNDQARALLSLPADCVGRPIDGLGLNERAADVLTGRTDGVDQIVLRRGRVVVLNRMPISSVGAVVTMRDRTELVDLRRELDAHRDVTDTLRAQAHEFTNRLHTISGLIELGEYEELQRYVDRVSHTREQWHTEVSARVGDPATAALLIAKASLAAERGVGLRLHEGAALGEIDEQLSADLVTVLGNLVDNALDALEGSPGSTRDFVEVDLRHDDEVTVVVRDSGPGVAPEIAEEVFRHGFTTKAARGGDRGLGLALTRQICRRRGGSVQVRNDRGAVFTARLPIGPAPGGTS comes from the coding sequence GTGGAGGCGGTGCGAGGCTCGCTGTCGCGGCAGCTCCTGGTCTGGCAGCTGCTGATCATCTTCGTGCTGCTCGCCTCGATCGCGGTGTTCTCGGTGACCCAGTCCGACGCCGCGTTCCGCGCCACCGAGGGCCGCCGCATGCTCTCGGTCGCCGAGGACCTCGCGGCCACCGATGGGGTCCGGGTGAGCCTGCCCGACCCGTTCCGCCACGACGTGCTGCCGATCCTGGCCGAGAGCGCCCGCAGCCTCTCCGGCGCCGACCACGTGATCATCGCCGACGGCAACGGAATCGTGCTGACCTCGCCCGACCCGGACCAGCGCGGGCAGCGCCTGCCGACGGGCGCCAGCACCGCGCTCTCCGGCCGGGCGTGGGTGGGCGAGATCGACACCGACGGCGTCGACTCGCTGGTGGCGCAGGTCCCGGTGATCTCCGCCGACGCGCGGATCATCGGCGTGGTCTCGGCGGGCCGGGAGACACCGGACGTGCTGCAGGGGCTGCGGGAGGCACCGCAGAACCCGCTGACGCTGCTGACCTTCGCCACCGTGCTGGGCATCGCGGGCTCGGTCTTGCTGGCGCGGCGGGTCAAGCGACAGACTCTCGGCCTCGAGCCGCAGGAGATCACCCGGTTGGTCGAACACCGGGAGGCGCTGCTGCACGGTATCCGGGAGGGGGTGCTCGGTGTGGACCAGCAGAACCGCATCACGCTGGTCAACGACCAGGCCCGCGCGCTGCTGTCGCTGCCCGCCGACTGCGTGGGCAGGCCGATCGACGGGCTCGGGCTCAACGAGCGCGCCGCCGACGTGCTCACCGGCCGCACCGACGGCGTCGACCAGATCGTGCTGCGCCGGGGCCGGGTCGTGGTGCTCAACCGGATGCCGATCTCCTCGGTCGGCGCCGTGGTCACGATGCGCGACCGCACCGAGCTGGTCGACCTGCGCCGCGAGCTGGACGCCCACCGCGACGTCACCGACACGCTGCGGGCGCAGGCGCACGAGTTCACCAACCGGCTGCACACCATCTCGGGCCTGATCGAGCTGGGCGAGTACGAGGAGCTGCAGCGCTACGTCGACCGGGTCAGCCACACCCGCGAGCAGTGGCACACCGAGGTGAGTGCCCGGGTCGGCGACCCGGCGACCGCGGCGCTGCTGATCGCCAAGGCGAGCCTGGCCGCCGAGCGCGGCGTCGGCCTGCGGCTGCACGAGGGCGCGGCGCTCGGCGAGATCGACGAGCAGCTCTCGGCGGACCTGGTCACCGTGCTGGGCAACCTCGTCGACAACGCGCTGGACGCGCTGGAGGGCTCGCCCGGCAGCACGCGGGACTTCGTCGAGGTCGACCTGCGCCACGACGACGAGGTGACGGTCGTGGTGCGCGACTCGGGGCCGGGCGTGGCGCCGGAGATCGCCGAGGAGGTGTTCCGCCACGGGTTCACCACCAAGGCCGCCAGGGGCGGCGATCGAGGACTGGGACTGGCGCTGACCAGGCAGATCTGCCGCCGCCGGGGCGGCTCGGTGCAGGTTCGAAACGACCGGGGCGCGGTGTTCACCGCCCGGCTGCCGATCGGCCCCGCTCCGGGAGGGACGTCGTGA
- a CDS encoding SAM-dependent methyltransferase codes for MSDPTWLTADHDLDRPNGARIYDFYLGGQNNLLCDRTYARRLLALVPDLRHAALENRACMRRVVRMFAERGIRQFLDLGSGIPTAGNTHETAREVAPDCRVVYVDSEPMAVAHGELLLNGDPNTAIVRKDVRDVRAVLHDEQTRRLLDFDQPVAVLLFALMQFIPDDDDPEAMLEQYRDALVPGSYLALSHLTGDDRPEEMEAVRRLTMHEGRPNTLRGRERVRELLAGFELVEPGVVYLPEWRPDPGHRDEVPVERSMAYVAVGCKP; via the coding sequence ATGTCCGACCCGACGTGGCTCACCGCAGACCACGACCTCGACCGCCCGAACGGCGCACGGATCTACGACTTCTACCTCGGCGGCCAGAACAACCTGCTGTGCGACCGCACCTACGCGCGCAGGTTGCTGGCGCTGGTACCGGACCTGCGCCACGCCGCGCTGGAGAACCGCGCGTGCATGCGCCGCGTGGTGCGCATGTTCGCCGAGCGCGGCATCCGGCAGTTCCTCGACCTCGGTTCCGGCATCCCCACCGCGGGCAACACCCACGAGACCGCCCGCGAGGTCGCCCCGGACTGCCGCGTCGTCTACGTCGACAGCGAGCCGATGGCGGTCGCGCACGGCGAGCTGCTGCTGAACGGCGACCCGAACACCGCCATCGTGCGCAAGGACGTCCGCGACGTGCGGGCCGTGCTCCACGACGAGCAGACCCGGCGGCTGCTGGACTTCGACCAGCCCGTCGCGGTGCTGCTGTTCGCGCTGATGCAGTTCATCCCCGACGACGACGATCCGGAGGCCATGCTCGAGCAGTACCGCGACGCGCTGGTGCCCGGCTCGTATTTGGCGCTGTCGCACCTGACCGGCGACGACCGGCCCGAGGAGATGGAGGCCGTCCGCCGGCTCACCATGCACGAGGGCAGGCCCAACACCCTGCGCGGCCGGGAGCGGGTGCGGGAGCTGCTGGCCGGTTTCGAGCTGGTGGAGCCCGGCGTGGTCTACCTCCCGGAGTGGCGGCCGGACCCGGGGCACCGCGACGAGGTCCCCGTGGAACGCTCGATGGCCTACGTCGCCGTCGGCTGCAAGCCCTGA
- a CDS encoding PPOX class F420-dependent oxidoreductase encodes MSESDLPRQALDVLARPNPAVIATVNAEGDPVTVATWYLWENGQVLVNMDGGRARLKHLRRDPRVSLTVLNDDDWYQHVSLRGKVVRMADDPDLADIDRLARHYLGKPYPDRDRPRVSAWIQVSSWHGWNMGER; translated from the coding sequence ATGTCCGAATCGGACCTGCCGCGGCAGGCGCTGGACGTCCTGGCCCGCCCGAACCCGGCGGTGATCGCCACCGTCAACGCCGAGGGCGACCCGGTCACGGTCGCGACCTGGTACCTGTGGGAGAACGGGCAGGTGCTGGTCAACATGGACGGTGGCCGCGCGCGGCTCAAGCACCTGCGGCGCGACCCTCGCGTCTCGCTGACCGTGCTCAACGACGACGACTGGTACCAGCACGTCAGCCTGCGCGGGAAGGTTGTCCGGATGGCCGACGACCCGGACCTGGCCGACATCGACCGCCTCGCGCGGCACTACCTCGGCAAGCCCTACCCGGACCGCGACCGGCCGCGCGTCAGCGCCTGGATCCAGGTGTCGTCCTGGCACGGCTGGAACATGGGTGAGCGCTGA
- a CDS encoding response regulator → MIKVLVVDDDFMVAKIHSGYVSRVAGFEVVGTAHTGADALRAVGELRPELVLLDIYLPDMDGLAVLRELRAGTGSPSADPDVIVITAARDLDTVRGAIRGGALHYLIKPFSYEALRDQLENFRSLHRRLSAMPGDAPAVQQDVDRLFGSRARGSSAPPKGVSSETARIVEDILRERTAGGGDLSATECADATALSRVSARKYLEHFVVTGRAEVRLRYGGTGRPERRYRWSD, encoded by the coding sequence GTGATCAAGGTTCTGGTCGTCGACGACGACTTCATGGTGGCCAAGATCCACAGCGGCTACGTCTCGCGGGTGGCAGGCTTCGAGGTCGTCGGCACCGCCCACACCGGCGCCGACGCGCTGCGCGCGGTCGGCGAGCTGCGGCCCGAGCTGGTGCTGCTCGACATCTACCTGCCCGACATGGACGGCCTGGCCGTGCTGCGGGAGCTGCGGGCGGGCACCGGCAGCCCGTCGGCCGACCCCGACGTCATCGTGATCACCGCCGCCCGCGACCTGGACACCGTGCGCGGCGCCATCCGCGGCGGCGCGCTGCACTACCTGATCAAGCCTTTCAGCTACGAGGCGCTGCGCGACCAGCTCGAGAACTTCAGGTCGCTGCACCGCAGGCTCAGCGCGATGCCGGGCGACGCCCCGGCCGTGCAGCAGGACGTCGACCGGCTCTTCGGATCCCGCGCGCGCGGCTCCTCAGCGCCGCCCAAGGGCGTCTCGAGCGAGACCGCGCGAATCGTCGAGGACATCCTGCGCGAGCGAACCGCAGGCGGCGGTGACCTCTCGGCGACCGAATGCGCCGACGCCACGGCACTTTCCCGGGTCAGCGCCCGCAAGTACCTGGAGCACTTCGTGGTGACCGGGCGGGCGGAGGTGCGCCTCCGCTACGGCGGCACCGGAAGGCCGGAACGCCGCTACCGCTGGTCGGACTGA
- a CDS encoding Bug family tripartite tricarboxylate transporter substrate binding protein, which produces MRLRSALAVVASLLLVLLVPPLASTGTDSGADAEIRGLRMLVPNSPGGGYDITARTAVKAMEDAGLNSNVEVFNLPGAGGTVGLGRVVNERGNGKLAMSMGLGVVGSVYTNHSPVSLQDTTPVAKLIEESNVVVVGKDSPYRDLGRLLADWKARPGDVPVGGGSSPGGPDHLAPMLMARAVGLSPKQVNYVPFDGGGELLASVLGGKVAFGVSGIGEYRDQIEAGELRVLAVTGKERLPGVDAPTLTEAGVDVEFTNWRGIVAPPGLSEPDRKKLVTLFTRLNKSPEWQEALQRNGWTEAFAPGEQFGAFLRQENDRVASVLKELGLA; this is translated from the coding sequence GTGCGACTACGCAGTGCGCTGGCGGTCGTCGCGTCGCTGCTGCTGGTGCTCCTGGTGCCGCCGCTGGCGAGCACCGGCACCGACAGCGGCGCAGACGCCGAGATCCGCGGGTTGCGGATGCTGGTGCCGAACTCGCCCGGCGGCGGCTACGACATCACCGCCCGCACCGCGGTCAAGGCGATGGAGGACGCCGGGCTCAACTCGAACGTCGAGGTCTTCAACCTGCCCGGCGCGGGCGGCACCGTCGGCCTCGGCCGGGTGGTCAACGAGCGCGGCAACGGCAAGCTGGCGATGTCGATGGGCCTGGGCGTGGTCGGCAGCGTCTACACCAACCACTCGCCGGTGTCGCTGCAGGACACCACGCCGGTGGCGAAGCTGATCGAGGAGTCCAACGTCGTGGTCGTCGGCAAGGACTCGCCCTACCGCGACCTCGGCCGGCTCCTCGCCGACTGGAAGGCCCGGCCCGGCGACGTGCCGGTGGGCGGCGGCTCGTCCCCGGGCGGCCCGGACCACCTGGCTCCGATGCTGATGGCCAGGGCCGTCGGTCTGAGCCCGAAGCAGGTCAACTACGTCCCGTTCGACGGCGGCGGCGAGCTGCTGGCCTCGGTGCTCGGCGGCAAGGTCGCCTTCGGCGTCTCCGGCATCGGCGAGTACCGCGACCAGATCGAAGCAGGGGAGCTGCGCGTGCTGGCGGTGACCGGCAAGGAGCGGCTGCCGGGCGTGGACGCGCCCACCCTCACCGAGGCAGGCGTGGACGTCGAGTTCACCAACTGGCGCGGCATCGTCGCACCGCCCGGCCTCTCCGAGCCCGACCGCAAGAAGCTGGTCACCCTGTTCACCCGGCTCAACAAGAGCCCCGAATGGCAGGAGGCGCTGCAGCGCAACGGCTGGACCGAGGCGTTCGCACCGGGCGAGCAGTTCGGCGCGTTCCTGCGCCAGGAGAACGACCGGGTCGCCTCGGTCCTGAAGGAGTTGGGGCTGGCATGA
- a CDS encoding S28 family serine protease — MPQATFGADQRPDAARAAAPNREPHAADDLARGSHETLGGEMKWRGLVTATVTCGLLLTGMPAAAAPQADDVREKLEAIPGLTITGERPTEPGFRLFDLTFTQPADHRDPAAGEFQQRLTLLHRGFDRPTVAYTSGYNLPEKASRAEPTQLLDGNQVSLEHRFFAPSRPEPAEWGHLDIWQSATDEHRVIDGLKAAYAQEWITTGGSKGGMTAVYHRHFYPGDVDGTVAYVAPNDVDNDSDGYDEFLATVGTDQACRNALVTAQREALLRRDEMLKRFGDYAAKEGFTFDKTVGGIDRALELVVSDTPFTFWQYGGQAGCSTIPAAGASTDDLYAFFDKTVQFSSYTDQGVEKYVPYYYQAGTQLGWPGVSNAALADLLRHDDLSNPRGLVPRDIPMWFEPGVMAGIDDWVRSAGSELMFVNGEYDPWNTEPFELGPGSEDSFKFVVPGGNHGADIEALPASERDAATAALRRWGGVDAGVSVRDTPLDERPLQRRPF, encoded by the coding sequence ATGCCCCAGGCTACTTTCGGTGCCGATCAACGGCCGGACGCCGCACGCGCCGCCGCCCCCAACCGGGAGCCGCACGCGGCGGACGACCTGGCACGCGGATCCCACGAGACGCTGGGAGGCGAGATGAAGTGGCGTGGTCTGGTCACCGCGACCGTCACGTGCGGGCTGCTGCTCACCGGCATGCCGGCGGCAGCGGCCCCGCAGGCCGACGACGTGCGGGAGAAGCTCGAAGCCATCCCGGGGCTCACCATCACCGGTGAGCGGCCGACCGAGCCGGGGTTCCGGCTGTTCGACCTGACGTTCACCCAGCCCGCCGACCACCGCGACCCGGCGGCCGGGGAGTTCCAGCAGCGGCTGACCCTGCTGCACCGCGGGTTCGACCGGCCGACGGTCGCCTACACCAGCGGGTACAACCTGCCGGAGAAGGCCAGCCGCGCCGAGCCGACCCAGCTGCTTGACGGCAACCAGGTGAGCCTCGAACACCGGTTCTTCGCGCCGTCGCGGCCCGAGCCGGCCGAATGGGGGCACCTTGACATCTGGCAGTCGGCCACCGACGAGCACCGGGTCATCGACGGGCTGAAGGCCGCCTACGCCCAGGAGTGGATCACCACCGGCGGCAGCAAGGGCGGGATGACTGCGGTCTACCACCGCCACTTCTATCCCGGCGACGTCGACGGCACGGTCGCCTACGTCGCGCCCAACGACGTCGACAACGACAGCGACGGCTACGACGAGTTCCTGGCCACCGTGGGCACCGACCAGGCGTGCCGGAACGCGCTGGTCACCGCGCAGCGGGAGGCGCTGCTGCGGCGCGACGAGATGCTCAAGCGCTTCGGCGACTACGCCGCGAAGGAGGGCTTCACCTTCGACAAGACCGTCGGCGGCATCGACCGGGCCCTGGAGCTGGTGGTCTCCGACACGCCGTTCACGTTCTGGCAGTACGGCGGCCAGGCGGGCTGCTCGACGATCCCGGCCGCCGGCGCGAGCACCGACGACCTCTACGCGTTCTTCGACAAGACCGTGCAGTTCTCCTCCTACACCGACCAGGGCGTGGAGAAGTACGTGCCGTACTACTACCAGGCGGGAACGCAGCTGGGGTGGCCGGGCGTGTCGAACGCGGCGCTGGCCGACCTGCTGCGCCACGACGACCTCAGCAACCCGCGCGGGCTGGTGCCCAGGGACATCCCGATGTGGTTCGAGCCCGGCGTGATGGCCGGGATCGACGACTGGGTGCGCTCGGCGGGTTCGGAACTGATGTTCGTCAACGGCGAGTACGACCCGTGGAACACCGAGCCGTTCGAGCTGGGGCCCGGCAGCGAGGACTCCTTCAAGTTCGTCGTCCCTGGCGGCAACCACGGCGCCGACATCGAGGCACTGCCCGCCTCGGAGCGCGACGCCGCGACCGCCGCGCTGCGCAGGTGGGGCGGTGTCGATGCCGGCGTGTCGGTGCGCGACACGCCGCTGGACGAGCGCCCGCTCCAGCGCCGGCCGTTCTGA
- a CDS encoding tripartite tricarboxylate transporter TctB family protein: protein MSTTELQPAAEPRRARRGWLKEHSELGICVVLAALGVLVLVDAWTIATDFTQRGPVGPKTVPYLVGGLLLLVSVLLARDVLRGGRGQSESGEDVDLSAPSDWRTVLLLSAAFLANAVLINVIGFPLSGMILFWGCAYALGSRNTVRDPLVAAVLSVLTYLVFNHLLGVPLPGGPLMGVL, encoded by the coding sequence ATGAGCACGACCGAACTCCAGCCGGCCGCCGAGCCCCGGCGCGCGCGGCGCGGCTGGCTGAAGGAGCACTCCGAGCTCGGCATCTGCGTGGTCCTGGCCGCGCTGGGCGTGCTGGTGCTGGTGGACGCCTGGACCATCGCCACCGACTTCACCCAGCGCGGCCCGGTCGGACCGAAGACCGTGCCCTACCTCGTGGGCGGTCTGCTGCTGCTGGTGTCGGTGCTGCTGGCGCGCGACGTGCTGCGCGGCGGCCGCGGCCAGTCCGAGAGCGGCGAGGACGTCGACCTGTCCGCGCCGAGCGACTGGCGCACGGTGCTGCTGCTGTCGGCGGCGTTCCTGGCCAACGCGGTGCTGATCAACGTCATCGGCTTCCCGCTGTCGGGGATGATCCTGTTCTGGGGCTGCGCCTACGCGCTGGGCAGCCGCAACACCGTGCGCGACCCGCTGGTGGCCGCGGTGCTGTCGGTGCTCACCTACCTCGTTTTCAACCACCTGCTCGGTGTCCCCCTGCCCGGCGGCCCGCTGATGGGGGTGCTGTGA
- a CDS encoding superoxide dismutase — MAQYVLPELDYDYAALEPAISGEINELHHSKHHATYVKGANDTIDKIAEARDKGDFGSIVGLETTLAFNLAGHSLHLVWWKILSPNGGDRPTGELAAAIDQDFGSFDKFRAQMEAVSTTIQGNGWGVLAWDPVGQRLITQQLRDHHSNLSIATTPLLVFDIWEHAYYLQYRNVKADYVKQLWNVVDWDEVAKRFQDARAGYNGLRLPAVL; from the coding sequence ATGGCTCAGTACGTGCTGCCCGAGTTGGATTACGACTACGCGGCGCTGGAGCCCGCGATCTCGGGGGAGATCAACGAGCTGCACCACAGCAAGCACCACGCGACCTACGTCAAGGGCGCCAACGACACGATCGACAAGATCGCCGAGGCCCGGGACAAGGGCGACTTCGGCTCGATCGTCGGGCTGGAGACCACGCTGGCGTTCAACCTGGCGGGCCACTCGCTGCACCTGGTGTGGTGGAAGATCCTCAGCCCCAACGGCGGGGACAGGCCCACCGGGGAGCTGGCGGCGGCCATCGACCAGGACTTCGGGTCGTTCGACAAGTTCCGCGCCCAGATGGAGGCGGTGTCGACCACGATCCAGGGCAACGGCTGGGGCGTGCTGGCCTGGGACCCGGTCGGTCAGCGGCTGATCACCCAGCAGCTGCGCGACCACCACTCCAACCTGTCGATCGCCACCACGCCGCTGCTGGTGTTCGACATCTGGGAGCACGCCTACTACCTGCAGTACCGCAACGTGAAGGCCGACTACGTCAAGCAGCTGTGGAACGTGGTCGACTGGGACGAGGTCGCCAAGCGGTTCCAGGACGCCCGCGCCGGCTACAACGGACTCCGCCTGCCCGCGGTTCTCTGA